GGTATTTACATTCACTGTAaactgtgtttgttgttgttctaTAGAGCTGTATGGACCCTCACTCCTCATCACACAAACCAACAACAGTCACACcactctgtcctgttctgctacTGGACGACCTGTTCCTATATTAACCTGGGATGACATCATGATAGAACATTCCACCATGGTTGATGTCACCCATCCCAATGGGACTGTCACTATGACAACTACTGTAACAGTGGTAGTGTCCAGTCTAACTGACAAAGAGGTTAGGTGTGTTGCTTCTATGTCCTTCAGTGATGTCACCAAGAATGTTTCCATGGTGATTCCAGCTTCAATTACTGGTGAGAAATGTCTATAGATCAATGTGTAATATATTGACATGATCAGGAACATGATGTCATGATGAAGTGCTGCCTGTGTATTTCTGTGCTAGGTCAATCTCAGGTCTCTGATGACAGGATCAGTGGTAAGTGGTTGTTATTCTAATAATGACAGGTCATAATCAACCTATTGACTGGCTCTTTTCCTATTCAACTTTCAGGTGTGGTGCAGAGCCATATTTACATGTATGAGGCTTTGGTGTAGTGTACCTGGGAAGTTGACCTCTGTCTTCTCTTGACATCTCTGTCATTCACAGGTACAGTGGTTGGTGGAGTGATGGGTGCAGTGTTGTGTTTAATGTGTCTCATTGCTGTATTCTGTGTAATATGGCGGCAAAAGAGGAGAAAAGACACCTCTTCCAGGTAGATGAAAAACCATTTCCTTCCTTGATACTGAAAACAGCTATTCTGAATTGAATGTGATTTGACTGCCAGTTGTTTACTAGTTGATCTCTAACTTAATGTAGAAAACCCCAGTTCCTGACCCTGAAATCAGCAGAACTCCCTTAAAGACACCACCAACATCCAAACAGTAAGATGCTCATTCTAAAGATCATTCTTCATCATTAAATAATTGTTATAAAATAATAATGAATCAGATGATGTGGTTCTTGTCAGTACAGTGTTGATGTTGATTTATTTCAGTGTCACACCAACCTCCAGTTCATCACACATGTGATTATCTCTTCAACACTTTTAACAGCTATTTAAGATAAGTAATAATTTTATTACCTTTTGTTTTTTCAGGTCACAATCGTCAACTAGCACACCAAACAACTCAACAACTAGCACACCAAACAACTCAACAACCAGCTCACCAAACAACTCAACAACCAAGCGGAGGATGACTAAGAAGTAGTTTTACCTTCTCATACTTTCATAGTCTTAACGTCTTCTGTAATCTCTCTCATTTAGCAAGAAACTTGGGAATGAAACTTGGAAATGTATTTCTGTGGTGTATGTTTCCTGCCGCTACATTGTCTATTTTGATCTTTTTCACACCAAGCTCCAGTCCGTCACAAATGTGAGTATTTTTACAACTTCATTTGATTATCCCGATAGAAAGTGTGAAACAGACAATATTGAGAATGTTACAAAACTTTTAGTATAAATTACAGCAACCCAAAAATCAAAACATAATTCAAATATGTCCTCTTGTTTTTGGATAAAATCCCTCAGCTCGTCTGCCAAGCTCAGGATGCAACAAGCTCAGGAGGCTGTAAAGAGGTAGGTTTACAccttcactctctcactgtctgctGTCGTCTCTCTCTTGAGGAAGAAGCTCTGAAATGATGTCATTTTGTGGTGGTCATAGAGTAGTcatggtgacagcatcatgcacTCAGCTGCATGTTAATATCTGTTCTGTAATGTTTGTCACAATGGCTGTCAGACCATCTTATTACCTCACAATGACCTGTGTTTTCATCCAATTGAAATATTATGattttctttccccctcttttcTTTCTCAGGACCCTTTTCGATGACTACTGAGTGACTGTATTCAcattgccacacacacacctgatcatTACTGACTCATCTGGTTGATGTTGTTTTATCTTTAAAAGTCTGTGACAATCAATCCATTTTTTAAAAACAGTCCTTTTTAAAGATATTGTACTGAGCCTGTTATAACAGTTATCTTCGTTGCCTGGTTTGTCTCAGGTCATGATACCCTAGGGCCTAGGGAGAGTTGTGCAGGTCAGTTTCAAGGTTGTAGGGAGAAACCAAAAATCTCTCTGAGACATTTACAAAGACCACACATGTAAGAGGGGAACATCAATCGTATTGGACACTTCCACTGAACAATCAATATGCAGTTCTGCCATTAGGTAACACTCATGTTTTGACCTCTTAAAACCAAGAGACGGCATCAGTACAGCTTTAAATGTTTATCTTGTATATACCTTGTAAGCATGTGCATCTGTCATGTGTGTTGCTGTTTCTTTATCTTGTGTGACGTGCCACAATTTATGTTCCTTATGGATAATGTTAAATTTAATCTATTCAATTTAAGGTttcaaagggagggtatattacccttaaactaccagaattttggCAACTTTCAAGTTTTGGGGGTGAATTTTATAAAATTTAGTGAGTTTTTTCAGATTATCACTTCAGATTATCACATGTCTAATTATCTttggccctctgtgtggccttatcacatgtaaCATATATACAATTAGagttaataaaaaataatgttaTTGTTGATTAGATGATTTTTCATTAGACAATTTTCTCTTGAACCTTATGGCCTATCCACTAGAGATTAATGGACAATAAGGACATAGATATATGTGAATACAGTTTTTcaaagttattcaagtataaatgacAAAAGTTTCCATACTAGAAATAATTTGTGCTGACATCAAAATAAATTAACCAGCAATTAGAAgtttaaccaatcagagtatcaaagcaaATTACATGATTCATGTAAGCCAACTCTTGCTCAAACCATcagtttctgggaccaatcagaatggtGGGAATGTTTTCACATTCTTAAgatgttgggaaagaaagcaaaTCCAGACTCATGGTGGAGAAGAAACGCTAGTGGGCGTGGTGTTTGGCCGGAGAGATGTGGTTTggtagtcaggctaactgatgtGCAGGAAGGAAACGACAGACCGGCCACCATGAAACAACTATCTCATGCTTTAAATAGACTGGCCTTGCATCCACAGAAGTACATAGGCTACAGAATACATACATTTTGTGGGAAAAACAGTTGTAATAAATCATATCCAGCTCGTTACTcgttgttgtgtgtgtttttttaattAACATATGCACTTAAACATGTCGACTAATTCATGTAGCCAGGCCTATATAGGAAACAGAA
This genomic window from Oncorhynchus masou masou isolate Uvic2021 unplaced genomic scaffold, UVic_Omas_1.1 unplaced_scaffold_1317, whole genome shotgun sequence contains:
- the LOC135538997 gene encoding OX-2 membrane glycoprotein-like, with product MSPALCNSLFILLISLHTGLSQLVRTQQFVTATLGEDAVLTCELMTLKDVRQVTWQKETTGVNENVATYSKRGPHVNPPFQRKVEFEDEGLQSCSIVIRGLSRGDESCYKCLFNTFPDGPISGRTCLKVNELYGPSLLITQTNNSHTTLSCSATGRPVPILTWDDIMIEHSTMVDVTHPNGTVTMTTTVTVVVSSLTDKEVRCVASMSFSDVTKNVSMVIPASITGQSQVSDDRISGTVVGGVMGAVLCLMCLIAVFCVIWRQKRRKDTSSR